A genomic region of Gemmatimonadales bacterium contains the following coding sequences:
- a CDS encoding IS256 family transposase yields MSFANKAAYLAIGVARDGTKDVLGLWLEQTEGAAFWLRVMTGLKSRGVDDILIALIDGLAGFPEAITTVFPQTQVHHCMVHLVRGSLSYVPWGTRRAVAAELRAIYRAPTEAAATAALDAFAHSPAGERYPPIATMWRRHWAHIRPVFAYPPAIRRLLYTTNAIESLHMQLRKIIKTRGHFPSDEAATKLLYLALRNIITKWKAPSMPWQAALPHLAVLFGDRFLVEG; encoded by the coding sequence GTGTCGTTCGCAAACAAGGCGGCCTACCTCGCCATTGGTGTCGCCCGCGACGGCACGAAGGACGTGCTGGGGCTCTGGCTCGAACAGACCGAGGGGGCCGCCTTCTGGTTGCGGGTGATGACGGGACTGAAGAGCCGCGGCGTCGACGACATCCTGATCGCGCTGATCGATGGCTTGGCCGGCTTTCCCGAGGCGATCACGACGGTCTTTCCCCAGACCCAGGTCCATCACTGTATGGTGCACTTGGTCCGCGGCAGTTTGAGCTACGTGCCGTGGGGCACTCGCCGCGCCGTCGCGGCCGAGCTGCGGGCGATCTACCGCGCCCCCACCGAGGCGGCCGCCACGGCCGCGTTGGACGCGTTCGCCCACAGTCCGGCGGGGGAACGTTACCCACCCATCGCGACGATGTGGCGCCGTCACTGGGCGCACATCCGGCCGGTGTTCGCCTATCCGCCGGCGATCCGCCGCTTGCTGTACACGACGAATGCGATCGAAAGTCTGCACATGCAGCTGCGGAAGATTATCAAGACCCGCGGGCATTTCCCCAGCGACGAGGCGGCCACCAAGTTGCTCTACCTCGCGTTGCGGAATATCATCACGAAGTGGAAGGCGCCCTCGATGCCGTGGCAAGCCGCGCTGCCGCATCTCGCCGTGCTGTTTGGCGACCGGTTTCTGGTGGAGGGCTGA